Proteins from one Pontibacter korlensis genomic window:
- the ftsH gene encoding ATP-dependent zinc metalloprotease FtsH, protein MAENNNKGNNKKKKPIIPNTPPRPTMQLWMLAVLILLIFGLTYLNKSNSSIETTQQDFEEMLLSGDVDRLTLVNGKTVEVYLEQEALQNEKYKAELNDRGVLTMDQGPHYHFQVISAESFKEDLDKLQAELPREEQVPLKPETRTGFADFFFQWGFLILLLFGFWFLMRRVTSGGTGGQIFNIGKSKAALFDAENKVKITFKDVAGLEEAKEEVQEIVEFLKNPSKFTILGGKIPKGALLVGPPGTGKTLLAKAVAGEADVPFFSLSGSDFVEMFVGVGAARVRDLFKQAKAKAPCIIFIDEIDAIGRHRSRGATPGGNDERENTLNSLLVEMDGFATDSGVIILAATNRPDTLDSALLRPGRFDRQISIDKPDINGRTEIFKVHLGPLTLAPDVDAKKLAAQTPGFAGAEIANVCNEAALIAARRNKKAVDQQDFNDAVDRVIGGLEKKNKIISPEEKKIVAYHEAGHAIAGWFLEHADPLVKVSIVPRGVAALGYAQYLPKEQFLYTTEQLIDEMCMALGGRAAEEIVFGKISTGALSDLERITKMAYSIVTMYGMNAKIGNVSFYDSKQSDMAFSKPYSEATAETIDEEVRSIINAAYERTKQLLSDKRHELEVVAQELLEKEILFQNDLERLVGPRPFDALTTYQAHTAGTDRSQTKSEVEQTHPVELGQTQHPEQEEGNVPGTPLQNNGNGSSTAEQDNINSRTA, encoded by the coding sequence ATGGCAGAAAATAACAATAAAGGCAACAATAAGAAAAAGAAGCCGATCATCCCGAATACGCCTCCCCGCCCTACCATGCAGCTGTGGATGCTGGCCGTGCTGATCCTTCTGATTTTTGGACTGACCTACCTAAACAAGAGCAATTCCTCTATAGAAACCACACAACAGGATTTTGAAGAGATGCTACTGAGCGGTGACGTTGACAGACTCACCCTTGTAAATGGTAAAACGGTGGAGGTGTACCTCGAGCAGGAAGCCCTCCAGAATGAAAAATACAAAGCTGAACTGAACGACCGTGGTGTTCTCACCATGGATCAAGGCCCTCACTACCACTTCCAGGTGATCTCTGCGGAGTCTTTCAAAGAGGACTTGGATAAGCTTCAGGCTGAACTGCCTCGTGAGGAGCAGGTGCCCCTGAAACCTGAAACACGCACTGGCTTTGCTGATTTCTTCTTTCAGTGGGGCTTCCTGATTTTGCTTCTGTTTGGCTTCTGGTTCCTGATGCGCCGTGTAACATCTGGCGGCACAGGCGGACAGATTTTTAACATTGGCAAATCAAAAGCAGCTCTTTTCGATGCTGAAAACAAGGTAAAGATCACATTCAAAGATGTGGCTGGTCTTGAGGAAGCTAAGGAAGAAGTGCAGGAAATTGTAGAGTTCCTGAAGAACCCTAGCAAGTTCACTATCCTGGGTGGTAAAATACCAAAAGGAGCATTGCTAGTTGGCCCTCCAGGTACTGGTAAAACGTTATTGGCCAAAGCTGTAGCTGGCGAAGCAGATGTGCCTTTCTTCTCACTTTCAGGCTCTGACTTTGTGGAGATGTTTGTGGGTGTGGGTGCAGCTCGTGTGCGCGACCTGTTTAAGCAAGCTAAAGCAAAAGCACCTTGTATCATCTTTATCGATGAGATCGATGCAATTGGCCGTCACCGTAGCCGTGGTGCTACCCCAGGTGGCAACGATGAGCGCGAAAACACGCTGAACTCCCTGCTAGTGGAAATGGACGGTTTCGCGACTGACTCAGGTGTAATTATACTTGCAGCTACTAACCGCCCAGATACGCTGGACTCTGCGTTGCTGCGTCCTGGCCGTTTCGACCGCCAGATTAGTATAGACAAGCCAGACATCAATGGCCGTACTGAGATCTTTAAAGTACACCTTGGACCGCTTACGTTGGCTCCGGATGTGGATGCGAAGAAACTGGCTGCACAGACTCCAGGCTTTGCCGGTGCTGAGATTGCCAACGTTTGTAACGAAGCCGCTCTAATTGCTGCACGTCGTAATAAAAAGGCTGTAGATCAGCAGGATTTTAACGACGCTGTAGACCGTGTGATTGGTGGTTTAGAGAAAAAGAACAAAATCATCTCTCCTGAAGAGAAGAAAATTGTGGCTTACCACGAGGCTGGTCATGCTATCGCAGGCTGGTTCCTGGAGCACGCAGATCCGTTGGTTAAGGTAAGTATTGTTCCACGTGGTGTTGCTGCGTTGGGATATGCACAGTACCTGCCAAAGGAGCAGTTCCTATATACCACAGAACAGTTGATCGACGAAATGTGCATGGCTCTTGGTGGCCGTGCCGCTGAGGAGATCGTGTTTGGTAAGATTTCTACAGGTGCACTAAGTGACCTGGAGCGAATTACTAAAATGGCTTACAGCATTGTAACCATGTATGGCATGAACGCTAAAATTGGTAATGTTTCGTTCTATGATTCGAAGCAATCTGACATGGCGTTTAGCAAACCATACTCTGAGGCTACCGCTGAGACAATCGACGAGGAAGTGCGTAGCATTATCAACGCAGCCTACGAACGTACGAAGCAGTTACTATCAGACAAGCGTCATGAGCTAGAGGTAGTAGCACAGGAGCTCCTGGAGAAAGAGATACTGTTCCAAAACGACTTGGAGCGCTTAGTTGGTCCTCGTCCGTTTGATGCCTTGACTACTTACCAGGCACATACTGCAGGTACAGACCGTAGCCAGACGAAGAGCGAGGTAGAGCAGACTCATCCAGTTGAGCTTGGCCAGACACAGCACCCGGAACAAGAAGAGGGTAACGTACCAGGCACTCCGTTGCAAAACAACGGTAACGGGAGCTCTACTGCAGAACAAGACAACATAAATTCGAGAACAGCTTGA
- the rsfS gene encoding ribosome silencing factor: MKETKVEATSDILAELVVKGMQEKKASDIVVMNLKSLKNAVSDYFVIASASSDTQLDAIASSIEEEVHKAIGQNPWQTEGRTNKEWVLLDYVDVVAHVFLRDKREFYALEELWGDAKIEHVESV; this comes from the coding sequence ATGAAAGAAACCAAGGTTGAGGCTACTTCCGACATATTGGCAGAGCTTGTAGTGAAGGGCATGCAGGAGAAGAAGGCTTCCGATATAGTTGTGATGAACCTTAAATCACTTAAAAACGCTGTATCAGATTACTTCGTAATAGCATCCGCAAGCTCCGACACACAGTTGGATGCCATTGCCTCTTCTATTGAGGAGGAGGTTCATAAGGCAATTGGCCAGAACCCATGGCAAACCGAAGGCCGCACAAATAAAGAGTGGGTGCTGCTGGACTATGTGGATGTAGTAGCACACGTTTTCCTGAGAGACAAGCGTGAATTCTATGCTTTGGAAGAGCTTTGGGGCGACGCCAAGATAGAGCACGTGGAATCTGTCTAA
- a CDS encoding DUF2723 domain-containing protein, with translation MTDYRKVNNLVGWVVFLIATAVYVLTLEPTASYWDAGEFIACSYKLLVPHPPGAPFYLLVGRLFSMFASDVTQVAWWVNLLSALCSSGTVLFLFWTITILARKLLVKEGAEQTQGNLLLIMGSGAVGALAYTFSDSAWFSAVEAEVYAMSSFFTAIVFWAILRWEAKVGEAHSDKWLILIAYLVGLSIGAHLLNLVTIPALAFIYFFKLYKPSFWGGVIAFAISAVIVVAILWGIIPGLPSVAGSFEVFFVNSLGLPFSSGIIVFLVLFIGAIVFGIRYSIKHHNRVLNTALLSLVFVLIGYSSYLMIPIRSSYEPTIDENDPDDILTFVSYLKREQYGDRPLLFGPQYNAQPISQEEGAPRYVKGKDKYINTGNKIEPVYDSKDKVLLPRIYSDQPAHVDAYKKWVDLREGQTPTFGQNMSFLLNYQLGFMYWRYFLWNFVGRESDVQNAGVLWFGKDDPNAPARVLESEARNCFYLLPLLIGMLGLIYQVRKDERNAFVIGLLFFFTGIAIALYLNQPPVEPRERDYTFAGSFYAFSIWIGLGVMGLADLLGKALRNTTSRAAVATVIGLLVPGIMAAEGWDDHDRSDRYHSVDSAKNLLDSCAPNAILFTNGDNDTFPLWYAQEVEGYRTDVRVAVLSYLNTDWYIDQMMDQSYESDPWPLTLGMENYRQGTNDFLPYMERPQVAAGIDLKQYIELVKQNHPALQAQYGAGTTLMTMPTRNYFLKIDKEKVNQMDIVAADYEDQIVDRMQWTITKSLLEKKHLVMLDLLATNNWERPVYFSTTVNSADYIGLSDYFQLEGLAYRIVPVKAGENEGGIVNKEVMYENMMKKFSFRNFDREDIYYDDNYYRFSANARDKFATLAAAYLEAGDEARAKEIIDHCFTVLPLETVPFDYYTPQFIPLYAALGETERATQLLDLMAQDAQKALDYYFAKGSLFDQEIQVNMVILQQLVGSAQELGLSDRAAQLEQQFRQYLQRMRR, from the coding sequence ATGACGGATTATCGGAAGGTAAATAATCTTGTAGGCTGGGTCGTTTTTCTGATCGCTACAGCCGTTTATGTACTAACGCTGGAGCCAACAGCCAGCTATTGGGATGCGGGAGAGTTTATCGCCTGCTCATACAAACTGTTAGTACCACACCCTCCAGGGGCTCCGTTTTATCTTTTGGTGGGCAGGTTGTTCTCCATGTTTGCCTCTGATGTTACGCAAGTGGCTTGGTGGGTGAACCTACTTTCTGCCCTCTGCAGCTCCGGCACAGTTCTCTTCCTGTTCTGGACCATCACCATACTTGCACGTAAGCTGCTGGTTAAAGAGGGAGCTGAGCAAACGCAAGGCAATTTGCTGCTAATTATGGGTAGCGGCGCCGTCGGTGCCTTAGCTTATACTTTTTCTGATTCTGCCTGGTTCTCTGCGGTAGAGGCTGAAGTATACGCCATGTCCTCTTTCTTTACGGCCATTGTGTTCTGGGCTATTCTGCGTTGGGAGGCTAAAGTAGGGGAGGCTCACTCAGACAAGTGGCTTATCCTGATCGCATACCTGGTTGGTTTATCCATCGGTGCTCACTTGCTGAACCTGGTTACTATTCCGGCACTGGCTTTTATTTACTTCTTTAAGCTTTATAAGCCGTCGTTCTGGGGTGGGGTAATTGCCTTCGCCATTAGCGCCGTTATTGTAGTGGCCATACTTTGGGGTATCATCCCTGGTCTGCCGTCAGTAGCTGGTAGTTTCGAGGTTTTCTTTGTGAACTCATTGGGACTGCCCTTCAGCTCAGGTATCATTGTGTTCCTGGTGTTGTTTATCGGCGCCATCGTCTTCGGTATTCGCTACTCTATCAAGCATCACAACAGGGTACTCAACACAGCGCTGCTTAGCCTTGTATTCGTACTGATTGGCTACTCTTCTTATTTGATGATTCCGATTCGCTCTTCTTACGAACCAACCATTGATGAGAACGATCCGGATGATATCCTGACCTTCGTTTCGTACCTGAAGCGTGAGCAGTATGGCGATCGTCCGTTGCTGTTCGGGCCACAGTACAATGCACAGCCGATAAGCCAGGAAGAGGGTGCACCACGCTATGTGAAAGGCAAAGACAAGTATATTAATACTGGCAACAAGATTGAGCCAGTTTACGATTCGAAGGATAAGGTACTGCTTCCACGTATCTACAGCGATCAGCCTGCTCACGTAGATGCCTACAAAAAATGGGTGGACCTGCGCGAGGGACAGACGCCAACGTTTGGGCAGAACATGAGCTTCCTTCTGAATTATCAGTTGGGTTTTATGTACTGGCGCTACTTCCTTTGGAACTTCGTGGGCCGCGAGAGCGATGTGCAGAATGCCGGGGTGCTCTGGTTTGGTAAAGATGACCCTAATGCGCCGGCACGTGTGCTGGAGAGCGAGGCCCGCAACTGCTTCTATTTGCTGCCGTTGTTAATTGGTATGCTTGGCCTGATCTATCAGGTGCGCAAGGATGAGCGCAACGCCTTTGTTATTGGCTTGCTGTTCTTCTTTACAGGTATAGCCATTGCGCTGTACCTGAACCAGCCGCCAGTGGAGCCTCGTGAGCGAGATTATACTTTCGCCGGGTCTTTCTACGCTTTCAGTATCTGGATAGGATTAGGAGTGATGGGGCTGGCTGACCTTTTAGGCAAAGCTCTGAGGAATACTACCTCTCGTGCCGCAGTGGCTACTGTGATAGGTTTGCTTGTTCCGGGTATAATGGCTGCTGAAGGATGGGACGACCACGACCGCTCTGATCGTTACCATTCAGTAGACTCAGCTAAAAACCTGTTAGACTCTTGCGCGCCGAATGCTATACTTTTCACAAACGGTGACAACGATACTTTCCCGCTGTGGTATGCGCAGGAGGTAGAGGGGTATCGTACCGATGTGCGTGTAGCTGTACTCAGCTACCTCAATACCGACTGGTATATCGACCAGATGATGGATCAGTCTTACGAATCAGATCCATGGCCACTGACGCTGGGTATGGAGAACTACCGTCAGGGTACTAATGATTTCTTGCCTTACATGGAGCGCCCGCAAGTAGCAGCAGGTATAGATCTGAAACAGTACATTGAGCTTGTAAAGCAAAATCACCCAGCCTTGCAGGCACAGTACGGTGCAGGCACCACTTTGATGACCATGCCAACGCGCAACTACTTCCTTAAGATTGATAAGGAAAAAGTGAACCAGATGGACATTGTGGCTGCAGACTATGAAGATCAGATTGTGGATCGTATGCAATGGACTATCACGAAGTCTTTGCTGGAGAAGAAGCACCTGGTAATGCTGGACTTGCTGGCTACTAACAACTGGGAGCGCCCTGTATACTTCTCTACTACGGTAAATAGTGCTGACTACATAGGTTTGTCTGACTACTTCCAGCTAGAAGGCCTGGCATACCGCATCGTGCCGGTTAAAGCTGGTGAGAACGAAGGAGGCATTGTGAACAAAGAGGTGATGTATGAGAACATGATGAAGAAGTTCTCCTTCCGTAACTTCGACAGGGAAGATATCTACTACGACGACAACTACTATCGCTTCTCGGCTAATGCCCGCGATAAGTTTGCCACACTGGCTGCGGCATACTTAGAGGCAGGTGATGAGGCGCGAGCCAAAGAGATAATAGACCACTGCTTTACAGTGTTGCCGTTAGAAACAGTACCTTTCGACTATTACACGCCGCAGTTCATTCCGCTTTACGCTGCCTTAGGCGAGACAGAGAGGGCAACCCAATTGCTGGACCTGATGGCGCAGGATGCTCAAAAGGCATTGGACTACTATTTTGCAAAAGGTTCTTTGTTTGACCAGGAGATACAGGTAAATATGGTGATCCTGCAGCAGTTAGTCGGTTCTGCCCAGGAACTAGGTTTGAGCGACAGAGCAGCACAGTTAGAGCAACAGTTCAGACAATACCTGCAGCGCATGCGTCGCTAA
- a CDS encoding T9SS type A sorting domain-containing protein: MRIFTKMILVATLISSHVVSFASNSGIVGGNSVYKGGNTLWKLMPDKEAQVTLSANNARPDFVAKEDHTCSKIYASAVSQVFHVVEKKQSKSMYANITLAAFAPGNDVKTSLPSINAYPNPSRGYTRLALNLPGNDNYKIRISNTIGKVLAVQEIAPAEKARVDLDLTSLPSGVYFYSLLVNGKTVETKRLVLQK, encoded by the coding sequence ATGAGAATTTTTACGAAAATGATATTAGTAGCCACGCTGATAAGCTCACATGTAGTGAGCTTTGCCAGTAACAGTGGTATTGTGGGAGGGAATTCAGTTTATAAAGGCGGTAACACGCTCTGGAAATTAATGCCAGATAAAGAAGCGCAAGTTACTTTGTCTGCCAATAATGCCAGACCTGACTTTGTGGCCAAAGAAGACCATACCTGCTCTAAGATTTATGCTTCGGCAGTGAGCCAGGTATTCCATGTAGTTGAGAAAAAGCAGAGCAAGAGCATGTATGCTAATATTACGCTGGCAGCTTTTGCCCCTGGCAATGATGTGAAGACGTCGCTGCCATCAATTAACGCTTACCCTAACCCATCGCGAGGGTATACTAGGCTGGCGCTTAACCTGCCGGGTAATGACAACTATAAAATTCGTATCTCCAACACAATAGGTAAGGTGTTGGCTGTTCAGGAAATTGCTCCAGCTGAAAAGGCCAGAGTAGACCTGGATCTGACAAGCTTGCCGTCAGGGGTGTATTTCTATAGCCTGCTGGTAAACGGCAAAACTGTAGAGACGAAGCGACTTGTACTTCAGAAGTAA
- a CDS encoding GWxTD domain-containing protein: MNSLEPAPVKREVPEVTMQHAYYASNDSLHLLFKFEDVRQVLDILRAATSYEYAVRTGSTERDAAILQDSLKLPDRKITDIEGQLHVKMALPAHVVQEPNVLHLQVWQVLSGQERMGVQFKVPLNKGMLQKNYLLVQTSTGKPLFQNYITTSDKLLVRNYGAGDSTLQVNRFELDFMPAAPPMSMRKPAVPRTLSVADTYTLTASDTLQFEQQGLYMFNPDSEFARGVLVLPGKYPYVTKAEELVPPLIYLTTSEEREALLSAKDPKAAVDAFWLEVGGSESRGRDLIRAYYSRVEMANKLFTAHKSGWATDRGMIYIIYGRPSSISQVGPNITWIYRESDTAPYIKFVFTKKENNFTENYYELIRRREYEESWYSSVAKWRAGKTNL, from the coding sequence ATGAATAGCCTGGAGCCTGCCCCAGTAAAGCGGGAGGTGCCTGAAGTAACCATGCAGCATGCCTACTATGCAAGCAACGACAGTCTTCATCTGCTCTTTAAATTTGAGGATGTACGCCAGGTGCTAGATATCCTGCGGGCTGCCACCTCTTACGAATATGCTGTAAGAACAGGATCAACAGAAAGAGATGCTGCTATCCTCCAAGACTCCTTAAAACTGCCAGATAGAAAAATTACTGATATAGAAGGCCAGTTGCATGTGAAGATGGCTTTGCCAGCTCATGTGGTGCAGGAGCCAAATGTGTTGCACCTGCAGGTATGGCAAGTACTGTCAGGGCAGGAACGAATGGGAGTGCAGTTTAAGGTGCCTCTAAACAAGGGGATGCTGCAGAAAAACTACCTGTTGGTCCAGACAAGCACAGGTAAGCCTCTCTTTCAGAACTATATCACCACGTCGGATAAGCTGCTTGTGCGTAACTATGGTGCAGGCGACAGTACACTGCAGGTAAATCGGTTTGAACTTGACTTTATGCCTGCCGCACCACCTATGAGCATGCGTAAACCAGCGGTGCCCCGCACTTTGTCTGTGGCTGATACTTACACGCTTACTGCTTCGGATACCCTGCAGTTTGAGCAGCAAGGTCTGTACATGTTCAATCCTGATTCTGAGTTCGCGCGGGGAGTGTTAGTGCTGCCAGGTAAGTATCCCTATGTCACAAAGGCCGAGGAACTCGTGCCGCCACTTATCTACCTTACCACATCTGAGGAGCGTGAAGCGCTATTGAGTGCCAAAGATCCAAAAGCCGCTGTAGATGCTTTTTGGCTGGAAGTAGGCGGAAGCGAGAGTAGGGGCAGAGATCTTATTCGTGCCTATTACAGCCGTGTGGAAATGGCCAACAAACTGTTTACAGCGCATAAATCGGGTTGGGCTACAGATCGGGGTATGATTTATATTATCTATGGCCGCCCCAGCAGTATTAGCCAGGTGGGTCCTAACATTACCTGGATTTACCGGGAGTCAGACACTGCGCCATATATCAAGTTCGTTTTTACCAAAAAAGAGAATAACTTTACCGAAAATTATTATGAGCTGATACGGCGCCGTGAGTACGAGGAAAGCTGGTACAGCTCTGTTGCAAAATGGAGAGCAGGAAAGACAAATTTGTAG
- the rlmB gene encoding 23S rRNA (guanosine(2251)-2'-O)-methyltransferase RlmB has translation MESRKDKFVGNRYGGPRTPKEDKSEMIFGSRPILEALTAGKELEKVFLLRGTRNPTTDEIVKLAKDREVPVVTVPVEKLNKLTRKNHQGAVALISPISYQPLSEIVTSLFEQGRNPLLLILDRVTDVRNFGSIARNAECMGVDAIVIPSRGGAQINADAMKTSAGALNLVPVCREPNLKETIDYLKDYGFQIVACTEKTEHQITDYSVDMVGPTAILMGSEEDGISPEYLKRADVKLRIPLMGQIGSLNVSVATGIILYEAMRQRLKDGGYASLNKLEPM, from the coding sequence ATGGAGAGCAGGAAAGACAAATTTGTAGGCAACCGCTACGGTGGCCCCAGAACACCAAAAGAAGATAAAAGTGAGATGATTTTCGGTTCGCGCCCTATACTAGAGGCGCTAACGGCCGGAAAAGAGCTGGAGAAAGTATTCCTGCTGCGCGGCACGCGCAACCCCACTACCGATGAGATTGTTAAGTTGGCCAAAGACCGTGAGGTGCCTGTGGTAACAGTGCCCGTAGAAAAGCTGAATAAGCTTACGCGCAAGAACCACCAGGGGGCAGTAGCTTTGATCTCACCGATTTCCTATCAGCCTCTTTCAGAGATAGTGACTTCGCTTTTTGAGCAAGGCAGAAATCCGCTGTTGCTTATACTTGACCGTGTAACAGACGTGCGTAACTTTGGCTCTATAGCTCGTAACGCTGAGTGTATGGGTGTAGATGCCATTGTGATACCAAGCAGGGGAGGGGCGCAGATAAATGCGGATGCCATGAAAACCTCTGCCGGAGCACTGAATTTAGTGCCTGTATGCCGGGAGCCGAACCTGAAGGAAACAATCGACTACCTGAAGGACTATGGTTTTCAAATAGTTGCCTGCACCGAAAAAACAGAGCATCAGATTACTGATTACTCTGTGGACATGGTAGGCCCAACGGCTATATTAATGGGCAGCGAAGAAGATGGTATTTCTCCTGAGTACCTGAAGCGTGCTGATGTAAAGCTGCGTATTCCGCTGATGGGACAGATTGGTTCACTAAACGTATCGGTGGCTACTGGTATCATACTTTATGAAGCTATGCGCCAGCGCCTGAAAGATGGTGGCTACGCTAGTCTCAACAAGTTAGAGCCGATGTAA
- a CDS encoding T9SS type A sorting domain-containing protein, whose amino-acid sequence MKRYILFFTLFFLTSVSFAQAQRPTPTGGCVQDHECYRFEYHGATQVEEGLMQVAFSLQVKCDELAYLAFEVPEGSEAAGPASVYQQNARDYRIRNGFASEQGPNKVETPYNAIQFNAKQNYSLSGGEVDTFMFNLTQADFEALSTMRVRATLRSGTNGNRDIVTQSRQVVFDLNACSPTTRPDACVVERDAANFAFIGATDNGDGTTTVQLYIENKADSDVSGVTIETEDTPDEIGVAGMNNGGIYQTENFIYRVDVDQEANLITFDAQNTNGYANGAADVFAIVVPNDLYELAPYFLMSVTTANTFESAGLNTISCEDEPITPLPVELVSFEGKATQSGVALEWTTASEENNDRFEIERSQDGKSFNKIAEVKGAGNSVTTLNYSYTDETADTGLHYYRLKQIDFDGQYEFSKVVAVKRAAVRNASFEVYPNPATTNYLQVAMHNDSDALLQIMDRNGRTVYTQEIGEGAQQVQLSISELNIPKGLYYVHLQGANGRQVQKLIVQ is encoded by the coding sequence ATGAAACGATATATACTTTTTTTCACCTTATTTTTCCTTACTTCCGTCAGTTTTGCACAAGCTCAGCGTCCAACACCTACCGGTGGATGTGTTCAAGACCACGAATGCTATCGCTTTGAATACCATGGTGCTACACAAGTAGAGGAAGGCCTGATGCAGGTAGCCTTCAGCTTACAAGTAAAGTGCGACGAACTAGCCTATTTAGCTTTTGAGGTACCGGAAGGATCTGAGGCAGCCGGACCAGCTAGCGTTTACCAGCAAAATGCCCGCGACTACCGCATTCGAAACGGGTTTGCCAGTGAGCAAGGCCCCAATAAAGTAGAGACACCATACAATGCCATACAATTTAATGCCAAACAGAATTACTCGCTATCTGGTGGAGAGGTAGATACTTTTATGTTCAACCTGACACAGGCCGATTTTGAGGCACTATCCACAATGCGTGTTCGTGCCACTTTACGAAGCGGCACCAATGGCAACAGAGACATTGTTACCCAAAGCCGCCAAGTTGTATTCGACTTAAATGCCTGTAGCCCTACCACACGCCCAGATGCTTGTGTAGTGGAGCGTGATGCAGCCAATTTTGCCTTTATAGGCGCCACAGATAATGGCGACGGCACCACTACTGTACAACTATACATCGAAAATAAGGCTGACTCTGATGTATCGGGTGTTACAATCGAAACGGAGGACACGCCTGACGAAATTGGTGTAGCAGGCATGAACAATGGCGGCATTTATCAAACAGAGAATTTCATATATAGGGTAGATGTGGACCAGGAAGCTAACCTGATCACTTTCGATGCGCAAAACACAAACGGCTATGCCAACGGCGCGGCTGATGTGTTCGCCATCGTTGTTCCAAATGATCTTTATGAGCTTGCGCCATACTTCCTAATGTCTGTAACTACCGCCAACACCTTTGAGAGTGCAGGCCTAAACACGATTAGCTGTGAGGATGAACCGATTACTCCGCTTCCTGTAGAACTGGTCTCTTTTGAAGGCAAAGCCACTCAAAGCGGTGTTGCACTGGAATGGACTACAGCATCAGAAGAAAACAATGACCGTTTTGAGATTGAGCGCAGCCAGGACGGCAAATCTTTTAACAAAATAGCTGAGGTGAAAGGAGCTGGAAATTCAGTTACCACATTAAATTACAGCTACACCGACGAAACAGCTGATACAGGCTTGCATTACTACCGCCTGAAACAAATAGACTTTGACGGTCAGTATGAGTTTAGCAAAGTGGTTGCGGTTAAACGTGCTGCAGTTAGAAATGCAAGTTTCGAGGTATACCCTAACCCAGCTACTACCAACTACCTACAGGTGGCCATGCATAACGACAGCGATGCCTTGCTACAAATTATGGATAGAAACGGCCGCACAGTTTACACACAGGAGATTGGCGAAGGCGCTCAGCAAGTACAGCTCTCTATTTCAGAGTTAAACATTCCAAAAGGCTTGTACTACGTGCACCTGCAGGGTGCGAACGGCAGACAAGTGCAAAAGCTCATTGTACAGTAA
- a CDS encoding biotin--[acetyl-CoA-carboxylase] ligase, which produces MLPNTLFMGQQLLFIAACASTNSEAQQLLIKNEATEGCTVITHKQTQGRGQRGNSWEAEPGQNITLSVILSPSFLAVRRQFYLNMAVSLAVLDLLREQGMQKAQVKWPNDLFFEDKKLGGILIENTINSHTLQHSIVGIGLNVNQLRFSSPAATSMANVSRRAFDLEKVTMRLLELLEKRYLQLRNGQTDRLKVEYLQGLYRYQEVHAFKIGDQEVQGQILGVNEEGRLAVKIGNELRYFDFKEIAHVINC; this is translated from the coding sequence ATGTTGCCTAATACGCTGTTTATGGGCCAGCAGCTGCTTTTCATCGCAGCCTGTGCATCCACCAACTCAGAGGCCCAACAGCTTCTTATCAAAAATGAAGCCACAGAAGGTTGTACTGTTATTACGCACAAACAAACGCAAGGGCGTGGGCAACGCGGTAATTCTTGGGAGGCGGAGCCTGGTCAGAATATTACCCTTTCTGTTATTCTGTCACCTTCATTTCTGGCTGTGCGGAGGCAGTTTTACCTCAACATGGCCGTATCGTTGGCGGTACTGGATCTTTTGCGCGAACAAGGCATGCAGAAGGCCCAGGTAAAGTGGCCAAACGATTTATTCTTTGAAGATAAGAAACTCGGCGGGATTCTGATAGAAAACACTATAAATAGTCACACCCTACAACACAGTATTGTCGGGATTGGTTTAAATGTGAACCAGTTACGTTTCTCTTCCCCTGCAGCAACCTCAATGGCTAACGTTAGCAGGCGTGCATTTGATCTGGAGAAAGTGACCATGCGCTTGCTGGAATTATTAGAGAAGCGCTATCTGCAACTGCGAAACGGCCAAACTGATCGGCTAAAAGTTGAATACCTGCAGGGGCTTTACCGCTACCAGGAAGTGCATGCCTTTAAGATCGGAGACCAGGAAGTGCAAGGGCAGATATTAGGTGTGAACGAAGAAGGTCGCCTGGCTGTGAAGATTGGTAATGAGCTGCGGTACTTCGACTTTAAAGAAATAGCACATGTTATTAACTGTTAA